In one Desulfuribacillus stibiiarsenatis genomic region, the following are encoded:
- a CDS encoding HD-GYP domain-containing protein yields the protein MNTMEIRHKAIEIIYHLQKSSNIFELIDTKSTHVGILCATIGNWLKLSQTDIYHLACAGLLHDIGIMSHSDSDHAKKGFEVLAGKNEFDCSVLLAVLFHHELYDGSGFPFGLKGSEIHLFAKILAIADFYHNKSHGQTFLTEYQKYKFLKELSLEGQYLYDPEIWEIFVRNMKSHFKEYRSISKDRDSILTGRA from the coding sequence ATGAATACTATGGAAATACGTCATAAAGCTATAGAAATTATATATCATCTACAGAAGTCTTCGAACATTTTTGAATTAATCGATACAAAGTCTACTCATGTCGGAATACTCTGTGCAACCATCGGAAATTGGCTGAAGCTATCACAGACAGATATATATCATTTAGCTTGTGCGGGATTACTCCATGACATTGGTATCATGTCTCATAGTGATAGTGATCACGCGAAAAAAGGGTTTGAAGTACTAGCGGGTAAAAACGAGTTTGATTGCAGTGTACTACTTGCTGTGCTGTTTCATCATGAACTTTATGATGGAAGCGGCTTCCCTTTTGGTCTAAAAGGCTCGGAGATTCACTTGTTTGCTAAAATACTTGCTATTGCAGATTTTTATCATAACAAAAGCCATGGTCAAACGTTTTTAACAGAATATCAGAAGTACAAATTCTTAAAAGAACTTTCATTAGAGGGGCAGTATCTGTATGACCCCGAAATTTGGGAGATATTCGTTAGAAATATGAAAAGCCATTTTAAAGAATACCGTTCCATAAGTAAAGACAGAGACTCTATATTAACTGGAAGGGCGTGA
- a CDS encoding response regulator transcription factor, with protein sequence MSKGKVLVIDDEYKIRALIELYLIENEYEVLCADSGKTGIQAVERYRPDVIILDIMIPDMTGLDICKTIREKYAIPVIFLSCLQETETIISGLEIGGDDYMTKPFDPNVLIAKINALLRRTQAKVNIPTQKASGEIDSLTEQEFRILKWIEKGYTNKEIADKLQLKEGTIKVYNNTIFQKLNLKNRTQAIVKAKEEEVI encoded by the coding sequence ATGAGTAAGGGAAAGGTCTTAGTAATAGATGATGAGTATAAGATTAGAGCACTGATTGAATTGTATTTGATAGAAAATGAGTATGAGGTACTTTGTGCAGATAGTGGGAAAACAGGGATTCAAGCTGTCGAACGCTATCGACCTGATGTGATTATATTAGATATCATGATACCTGATATGACGGGACTCGATATTTGCAAAACTATCCGAGAGAAATATGCGATACCAGTGATTTTTTTAAGCTGTTTACAAGAAACAGAAACGATTATTTCTGGACTAGAGATCGGTGGGGACGATTATATGACGAAACCGTTTGATCCGAACGTATTAATTGCTAAGATTAATGCGCTATTGCGAAGAACACAAGCCAAAGTGAACATACCTACTCAAAAGGCTTCAGGAGAAATTGATTCCTTAACTGAGCAAGAATTTAGGATTCTTAAATGGATTGAGAAAGGCTATACGAATAAAGAAATTGCTGATAAATTGCAATTAAAAGAGGGGACCATCAAGGTCTACAATAATACAATTTTCCAAAAGTTAAATCTTAAAAATCGAACTCAAGCAATTGTAAAGGCCAAGGAAGAGGAGGTTATTTAG